In the genome of Populus alba chromosome 11, ASM523922v2, whole genome shotgun sequence, one region contains:
- the LOC118035373 gene encoding fasciclin-like arabinogalactan protein 1 — protein MQRLTILLSLLFLLSTSTTFTRGHNITRILGKHPSFSTFNHYLTLTHLAGEINSRTTITICAVDNAAMSELLSKHPSIATVKNILSLHVLLDYFGTKKLHQIREGTALAATMFQATGSAPGSTGFVNITDVKGGKVAFGPEDNEGNLDVFYVKSLEEIPYNISVIQISKVLPSDVAAAPTPEPSAMNITDIMSAHGCKVFADTLIANPEASKTYQDNVDGGLTVFCPLDDPFKAFFPKFKNLTASGKVSFLEFFGVPIYQSLAMLKSNNGIMNTLATDGQKKFDFTVQNDGEDVTLKTRSITAKIVGTLIDEQPLAIYTIDKVLLPKELFKAAPTPAPAPAPEKEVADAPKSSKHKKPSSDVVPSDSPADSPDGDVADQTADDNASVTLYGGRLVAMVLSLCSGLLLL, from the exons ATGCAGCGGCTTACTATACTCCTTTCTCTACTTTTCCTCCTGTCCACTTCCACCACCTTCACTCGTGGCCACAATATTACTCGCATACTTGGCAAGCACCCATCTTTCTCCACTTTCAACCACTACCTCACCCTAACCCACCTCGCCGGAGAAATCAACAGCCgaaccaccatcaccatctgCGCCGTCGACAACGCAGCGATGTCTGAACTCCTTTCAAAACACCCATCAATCGCCACCGTCAAAAACATCCTTTCCCTCCATGTCCTCTTGGATTACTTCGGCACCAAGAAACTCCACCAGATACGAGAGGGAACGGCGTTGGCAGCCACCATGTTCCAGGCCACCGGGTCGGCTCCTGGGTCGACCGGATTCGTTAACATAACGGATGTTAAGGGAGGGAAAGTGGCTTTTGGACCTGAGGATAATGAAGGGAATCTTGATGTCTTTTATGTCAAGTCTTTGGAGGAGATACCTTACAACATTTCCGTTATACAGATCAGTAAGGTGTTGCCGTCGGACGTGGCAGCGGCGCCCACACCAGAGCCAAGTGCTATGAATATAACTGATATAATGTCAGCTCATGGGTGTAAGGTTTTTGCTGATACTTTGATTGCAAATCCTGAAGCTTCCAAGACATATCAg GACAATGTTGATGGAGGATTAACAGTGTTTTGCCCTCTCGACGATCCATTCAAGGCCTTTTTCCCTAAATTCAAGAATTTAACAGCTTCTGGCAAAGTGTCATTTCTTGAATTCTTCGGTGTCCCTATTTATCAGTCCTTAGCTATGTTAAAATCCAACAACGGAATCATGAACACTTTAGCTACAGATGGCCAAAAGAAGTTTGATTTCACAGTTCAAAATGATGGTGAGGATGTGACGCTCAAGACCAGGAGTATCACTGCAAAAATAGTTGGGACCTTGATCGACGAACAGCCACTGGCTATATATACCATTGATAAGGTCTTGCTGCCGAAGGAATTGTTTAAAGCAGCACCAACACCAGCTCCAGCGCCGGCCCCGGAGAAGGAGGTGGCTGATGCGCCAAAATCTAGCAAACATAAGAAGCCATCCTCCGATGTTGTTCCATCAGACTCACCGGCCGATTCACCTGATGGCGACGTAGCAGATCAAACAGCTGATGACAATGCTAGTGTGACATTATATGGCGGAAGACTTGTTGCCATGGTATTGAGTTTGTGCTCAGGGCTTTTGCTGCTGTAA